In a genomic window of Rhododendron vialii isolate Sample 1 chromosome 12a, ASM3025357v1:
- the LOC131310498 gene encoding developmental protein SEPALLATA 1-like isoform X1 has translation MSGFPKRIEDKNRPSGLLLQTTQRSHEESQRTLYPLRRRYRPLHLLRPRPPGGTCAVPDETWVRATRIEDKNRRQFSSSKRRSGVMKKASELSVLCDVNIGLFIFSGCSRLHEFCSGDRFDTIFATSVRRFGDGGIFIGNLRKPVKKSYPNWRKNYQKQRVGRLCYGLRRER, from the exons ATGTCAGGATTCCCGAAGCGAATCGAAGACAAGAACAGACCGTCAGGTCTCCTTCTCCAAACAACGCAGCGGTCTCATGAAGAAAGCCAGCGAACTCTCTATCCTCTGCGACGGCGATATCGGCCTCTTCATCTTCTCCGGCCGCGGCCGCCTGGCGGCACTTGTGCTGTTCCTGACGAGACCTGGGTTCGAGCCACG CGAATCGAAGACAAGAACAGACGTCAGTTCTCCTCCTCCAAACGACGCAGCGGTGTCATGAAGAAAGCCAGCGAACTCTCTGTCCTCTGCGACGTCAATATCGGCCTCTTCATCTTCTCCGGCTGCAGCCGCCTCCACGAGTTCTGCAGCGGCGACAG GTTTGATACAATTTTTGCAACCTCTGTCAGAAGATTTGGAGATGGGGGAATATTCATTGGAAACTTGAGGAAACCTGTCAAGAAGTCATACCCAAATTGGAGGAAAAACTATCAGAAGCAGCGGGTAGGGAGGTTGTGTTATGGCTTACGAAGAGAAAGATAA
- the LOC131310498 gene encoding uncharacterized protein LOC131310498 isoform X2 has translation MSGFPKRIEDKNRPSGLLLQTTQRSHEESQRTLYPLRRRYRPLHLLRPRPPGGTCAVPDETWVRATRIEDKNRRQFSSSKRRSGVMKKASELSVLCDVNIGLFIFSGCSRLHEFCSGDRSEKREDPVVGTIASQPQ, from the exons ATGTCAGGATTCCCGAAGCGAATCGAAGACAAGAACAGACCGTCAGGTCTCCTTCTCCAAACAACGCAGCGGTCTCATGAAGAAAGCCAGCGAACTCTCTATCCTCTGCGACGGCGATATCGGCCTCTTCATCTTCTCCGGCCGCGGCCGCCTGGCGGCACTTGTGCTGTTCCTGACGAGACCTGGGTTCGAGCCACG CGAATCGAAGACAAGAACAGACGTCAGTTCTCCTCCTCCAAACGACGCAGCGGTGTCATGAAGAAAGCCAGCGAACTCTCTGTCCTCTGCGACGTCAATATCGGCCTCTTCATCTTCTCCGGCTGCAGCCGCCTCCACGAGTTCTGCAGCGGCGACAG ATCTGAAAAGCGAGAAGATCCTGTTGTGGGCACCATCGCTTCCCAACCCCAATAG
- the LOC131310493 gene encoding F-box/FBD/LRR-repeat protein At1g13570-like isoform X1 yields MKNMCGSFSDGISNLPNIVIEKILVLMPLRDAVRTSLLSKKWRYNWITIPELVFDDTSLVDPSPIFSRQRLPPDQLSSRNRLFATIYHVLLLHRGAILKFILSISELKSCSEIDALITILSSNGIQELALKIWKGDPHKLPPSLFSFQQLTHLNLQFCVLKLPTTFKGFPRMVCLELHKVIITADKFQTFISSCPILEQLTFESSTCFDFIGIDAPNLKVLSFIGIFKSLKVKNAPHLANFSIDSKASVGIVERGGDKFGWAGFFDSLPVLKNLHMGGQYLMSLGEAGLGRRLLTSWGLNFLELSDVRLGVQVVCWTVLGLIKISPKLRKVIIKPITTGNEYEVAVLKYCEVNMNRSKFYLNHLREVEMCLVSGTPIELQFMKLLLAKSRVLESMVVKPDPAKVFDGGLTILKELSQFQRLSPKAKIMYKDTNK; encoded by the exons ACAAGTCTTTTGTCAAAGAAATGGAGGTACAACTGGATAACTATTCCGGAACTTGTATTTGATGATACTTCACTAGTGGATCCTTCCCCGATTTTTTCTCGCCAACGATTGCCACCAGACCAACTCTCAAGTCGAAACAGATTATTTGCCACTATATACCATGTTCTATTACTTCACCGTGGAGCAATACTTAAGTTCATTCTTTCTATATCTGAACTCAAAAGCTGTTCCGAAATTGACGCCTTGATAACCATTTTGTCAAGCAATGGTATCCAGGAACTTGCCCTGAAAATTTGGAAGGGTGACCCTCATAAATTGCCTCcatctctattttcttttcaacaacTGACGCATTTGAATCTCCAATTCTGTGTATTAAAACTCCCAACAACCTTTAAGGGATTTCCTAGGATGGTTTGCCTGGAGCTTCATAAAGTGATCATCACTGCAGACaagtttcaaacttttatttctAGTTGCCCAATACTTGAACAACTGACGTTTGAAAGTTCCACGTGTTTTGACTTTATTGGAATTGATGCTCCTAATCTTAAGGTCCTAAGCTTCATTGGGATTTTCAAATCTCTTAAGGTCAAGAATGCACCTCATCTTGCAAACTTCTCAATAGATTCAAAAGCTTCGGTAGGCATAGTGGAAAGAGGAGGAGATAAATTTGGCTGGGCTGGTTTTTTCGATAGTCTACCTGTTCTTAAGAATCTACATATGGGTGGTCAATATCTGATG TCATTGGGTGAAGCAGGCTTAGGAAGGAGGCTTCTTACATCATGGGGCCTTAATTTCCTAGAATTATCTGATGTTCGCCTTGGGGTACAAGTTGTTTGCTGGACTGTTTTGGGGTTGATTAAAATCTCTCCAAAATTGCGTAAAGTGATAATCAAG CCAATTACAACAGGTAATGAATATGAAGTTGCTGTACTGAAATATTGTGAAGTGAATATGAACAGATCAAAGTTCTATCTGAACCATCTTCGAGAGGTGGAGATGTGTCTTGTATCTGGTACACCAATTGAATTACAGTTCATGAAGCTTCTATTAGCTAAATCCCGTGTATTGGAGAGCATGGTTGTCAAGCCAGATCCGGCTAAGGTTTTTGATGGAGGACTGACGATCTTGAAAGAGTTGTCACAATTTCAGCGCTTGTCACCCAAGGCGAAAATCATGTACAAAGATACAAATAAATGA
- the LOC131310493 gene encoding F-box/FBD/LRR-repeat protein At1g13570-like isoform X2 translates to MKNMCGSFSDGISNLPNIVIEKILVLMPLRDAVRTSLLSKKWRYNWITIPELVFDDTSLVDPSPIFSRQRLPPDQLSSRNRLFATIYHVLLLHRGAILKFILSISELKSCSEIDALITILSSNGIQELALKIWKGDPHKLPPSLFSFQQLTHLNLQFCVLKLPTTFKGFPRMVCLELHKVIITADKFQTFISSCPILEQLTFESSTCFDFIGIDAPNLKVLSFIGIFKSLKVKNAPHLANFSIDSKASVGIVERGGDKFGWAGFFDSLPVLKNLHMGGQYLMSLGEAGLGRRLLTSWGLNFLELSDVRLGVQVVCWTVLGLIKISPKLRKVIIKIKVLSEPSSRGGDVSCIWYTN, encoded by the exons ACAAGTCTTTTGTCAAAGAAATGGAGGTACAACTGGATAACTATTCCGGAACTTGTATTTGATGATACTTCACTAGTGGATCCTTCCCCGATTTTTTCTCGCCAACGATTGCCACCAGACCAACTCTCAAGTCGAAACAGATTATTTGCCACTATATACCATGTTCTATTACTTCACCGTGGAGCAATACTTAAGTTCATTCTTTCTATATCTGAACTCAAAAGCTGTTCCGAAATTGACGCCTTGATAACCATTTTGTCAAGCAATGGTATCCAGGAACTTGCCCTGAAAATTTGGAAGGGTGACCCTCATAAATTGCCTCcatctctattttcttttcaacaacTGACGCATTTGAATCTCCAATTCTGTGTATTAAAACTCCCAACAACCTTTAAGGGATTTCCTAGGATGGTTTGCCTGGAGCTTCATAAAGTGATCATCACTGCAGACaagtttcaaacttttatttctAGTTGCCCAATACTTGAACAACTGACGTTTGAAAGTTCCACGTGTTTTGACTTTATTGGAATTGATGCTCCTAATCTTAAGGTCCTAAGCTTCATTGGGATTTTCAAATCTCTTAAGGTCAAGAATGCACCTCATCTTGCAAACTTCTCAATAGATTCAAAAGCTTCGGTAGGCATAGTGGAAAGAGGAGGAGATAAATTTGGCTGGGCTGGTTTTTTCGATAGTCTACCTGTTCTTAAGAATCTACATATGGGTGGTCAATATCTGATG TCATTGGGTGAAGCAGGCTTAGGAAGGAGGCTTCTTACATCATGGGGCCTTAATTTCCTAGAATTATCTGATGTTCGCCTTGGGGTACAAGTTGTTTGCTGGACTGTTTTGGGGTTGATTAAAATCTCTCCAAAATTGCGTAAAGTGATAATCAAG ATCAAAGTTCTATCTGAACCATCTTCGAGAGGTGGAGATGTGTCTTGTATCTGGTACACCAATTGA